From Pseudomonas sp. B21-028, one genomic window encodes:
- a CDS encoding DUF962 domain-containing protein — MRTTHYKNFAEFYPFYLSQHSKRTSRRLHFAGSTLALVLAATALATQSWGWLLLAFVQAYAFAWVGHFFYEHNRPATLRHPLSSFRGDWKMWWDMLTGRLPF; from the coding sequence ATGCGCACGACACACTATAAGAACTTTGCAGAGTTTTACCCGTTCTATTTGAGCCAACACTCAAAGCGGACATCACGGCGCCTGCATTTTGCAGGGTCTACCCTGGCGCTGGTATTGGCTGCTACGGCGCTGGCGACGCAATCTTGGGGCTGGTTGCTTCTGGCGTTCGTACAAGCCTATGCCTTCGCCTGGGTGGGGCATTTTTTCTATGAACACAACCGGCCTGCAACCTTACGGCATCCCCTGAGCAGTTTCAGGGGAGACTGGAAAATGTGGTGGGACATGCTGACCGGCAGGCTACCGTTCTGA
- a CDS encoding aspartate aminotransferase family protein gives MNKPLDPITLPAVTNSAVSQWPDVDSLYRRFDALVKQPIRPLKREALSKVMGYFDERCQGSRRLAEEAKKFIPGGVQHNLAFNHPFALAIAQAKGAHLTDVDGNRYIDFLQAGGPTLLGSNHPAIREQVNRILDECGPVTGLLHEYEVKLAQLVCEVMPGVDMVRLLGSGTEAVMAAVRLARAYTRKKWVIKIGGAYHGWSDQLVYGMRLPGTGRMEAVGIPRGATAHTQESPPNNLDALRRRLQINRLRGGTAAIMVEPFGPESGTRPVHPDFNRQLRKLCDEFDTLLIFDEVVTGFRAGLGGAQGYFNVMPDITVLGKCLTGGYPMAGAIGGRRDVMQLLAGGIGTSARRAFVGGTLSANPLSCVAGYYALLEARKLDAPALAGRAGDRMRKGLDEIINRRGLPYVAYNMGSIVHLQTSGVLLLDTSNPLKLLRARNEAKSRKHMMEEMGAAYTAHGLITLAGSRIYTSLADTDEVIDDALERFDAVFQLV, from the coding sequence ATGAACAAGCCTCTTGATCCCATCACATTGCCTGCGGTGACAAATTCAGCGGTTTCGCAATGGCCGGATGTCGACTCGCTGTATCGACGTTTCGATGCGTTGGTCAAGCAACCGATTCGCCCCCTGAAGCGTGAAGCGCTGAGCAAGGTCATGGGCTACTTCGACGAACGCTGCCAGGGTTCCAGGCGGCTCGCTGAGGAGGCGAAAAAATTCATACCGGGGGGGGTGCAGCACAACCTCGCGTTCAACCATCCATTTGCGCTCGCCATCGCCCAGGCCAAGGGTGCGCACCTAACCGACGTGGACGGCAACCGCTATATCGATTTTCTGCAGGCGGGTGGACCGACCCTGCTGGGCTCCAACCATCCGGCCATTCGTGAGCAGGTCAATCGGATTCTCGATGAATGCGGTCCGGTCACCGGTCTGCTGCATGAGTATGAGGTGAAGCTGGCGCAGTTGGTCTGTGAGGTAATGCCTGGCGTCGATATGGTGCGTCTGCTGGGCTCTGGCACTGAAGCAGTCATGGCGGCGGTGCGTCTGGCGCGTGCTTATACCCGCAAGAAATGGGTGATCAAGATCGGCGGTGCGTATCACGGCTGGAGCGACCAATTGGTGTATGGCATGCGATTGCCGGGCACCGGTCGTATGGAGGCCGTCGGTATTCCACGCGGCGCCACGGCGCACACCCAGGAGAGCCCGCCGAATAACCTCGATGCGTTGCGCCGTCGCTTGCAGATCAATCGCCTGCGCGGTGGCACGGCGGCGATCATGGTGGAACCTTTTGGTCCGGAAAGCGGTACGCGGCCTGTACACCCGGACTTTAACCGTCAGCTGCGCAAGCTGTGCGACGAGTTCGATACGCTGCTGATTTTCGATGAGGTGGTCACCGGTTTCCGTGCCGGCTTGGGCGGTGCTCAAGGTTATTTCAACGTGATGCCGGACATCACCGTGCTAGGCAAATGCCTGACCGGTGGCTACCCCATGGCGGGTGCGATCGGCGGGCGCCGGGATGTCATGCAGCTGCTTGCGGGCGGCATCGGCACCTCTGCACGACGGGCCTTTGTCGGTGGCACGCTGTCGGCCAACCCGCTGTCCTGCGTGGCCGGTTATTACGCCTTGCTTGAGGCGCGCAAACTGGATGCGCCTGCCTTGGCGGGACGCGCCGGCGACCGCATGCGCAAGGGACTCGACGAGATCATCAACCGTCGTGGCCTGCCTTACGTGGCCTATAACATGGGCTCGATCGTGCACCTGCAAACCTCGGGCGTGCTACTGCTTGACACCAGCAACCCTCTCAAGCTGCTGCGCGCGCGCAATGAAGCCAAGTCGCGGAAGCACATGATGGAAGAGATGGGCGCCGCTTATACCGCGCACGGGTTGATCACGCTGGCCGGCAGTCGGATCTATACCAGCCTGGCCGATACCGACGAAGTCATCGACGACGCGCTCGAGCGATTCGACGCCGTTTTTCAATTGGTGTGA
- a CDS encoding SDR family oxidoreductase: MHVLSAVSRKHLSAALTLGSIAVLMVGLQPLLLGELLAQNRLSLEGVGLVAMGEILSLGLGVVLGDLLRSVFSLRLITIVAILGASVMDLVTASTTGDGALALIRALAGLAEGLLLWGTVNLIVQGPAPDRVAGVFMVVQTLGQALVAAVLAYWILPMHSASYGFVFLGVLTAASLVLVRWQPSRLANQQEQRANDSGFGWSLKHLLLLGLVFMQLSAIGGLWAYLEPLSKYVGLDAQNAQLLISGTLLMQVLGGCLGILLVRRISDFSLLAGAALLLGGIALGMYFSVDMGVSVFLVLCGSFGLVWLMLTPFQVRIALQIDPSGRIAALVPGMQLLGCAFGPLIASQWVVGENAEYVLLVSAVFSLIALILVGLLRQCPTSKRVSFARKVVLVVGASSGMGRGLAVRLAQEGAWVVATARRKELLNALQLEITLQGGKCVALAADALDEQAAAGLVEEIVELYGRLDVVVLNAGGAPALDMREMKAADVTAYMRSNYDVVVNYLFPALEQMSRQGHGLVVQTNSLAGFLGVTLQGPYSAAKGALRLLIDTCRIEFGGRGIRFLSLYPGFVATAQTANDGMPAPLEISEAAAVNHMLYAMRSQRWDYLFPWPMRWLIRLARVLPKSVTLWVLRKELPGSQPDRPSEQAMSLNKTI; the protein is encoded by the coding sequence ATGCATGTGTTGTCCGCTGTTTCCCGTAAACACTTGAGTGCAGCCTTGACGTTGGGCTCAATCGCCGTATTGATGGTAGGCCTGCAACCCTTGCTGCTGGGAGAGTTGCTGGCGCAAAACCGACTTTCGCTCGAAGGTGTCGGTTTGGTCGCAATGGGAGAAATCCTCTCGCTGGGATTGGGCGTTGTCCTGGGCGATTTACTGCGTTCGGTGTTTAGTCTGCGTCTGATCACGATTGTCGCGATCCTGGGCGCATCGGTTATGGATCTGGTTACAGCCAGTACCACCGGGGACGGCGCATTGGCGCTGATACGGGCGTTGGCCGGGTTGGCTGAGGGCCTGCTGTTATGGGGAACCGTGAATCTGATTGTTCAGGGTCCTGCACCAGACCGTGTGGCGGGCGTATTCATGGTCGTGCAGACACTGGGCCAGGCGCTGGTAGCGGCGGTGTTGGCGTATTGGATACTGCCCATGCATAGCGCGTCTTATGGCTTTGTCTTTTTAGGTGTACTGACGGCGGCTTCCTTGGTATTGGTCCGGTGGCAGCCCAGCCGCCTGGCAAACCAGCAAGAACAGCGAGCTAATGATTCCGGTTTTGGTTGGAGTCTCAAACACTTGTTATTGCTGGGACTGGTCTTTATGCAGCTTTCCGCCATCGGCGGGCTTTGGGCCTATCTCGAGCCGTTAAGCAAATACGTGGGGCTTGACGCACAAAACGCACAATTACTCATTTCCGGCACGCTACTGATGCAGGTATTGGGTGGGTGCCTGGGTATCCTCCTGGTGCGCCGTATCTCGGACTTTTCGTTGTTGGCGGGCGCTGCGCTCTTGTTGGGCGGCATTGCGTTGGGCATGTATTTTTCTGTCGATATGGGCGTCAGCGTATTCCTGGTGCTGTGCGGATCGTTTGGATTGGTTTGGCTGATGCTGACGCCTTTCCAAGTCCGTATCGCGCTTCAGATAGATCCCTCGGGACGAATCGCTGCGCTGGTGCCAGGCATGCAATTGCTGGGGTGCGCTTTCGGGCCCTTGATAGCGTCGCAGTGGGTAGTGGGTGAGAACGCCGAGTACGTCTTGCTGGTCAGTGCTGTGTTCTCGCTGATTGCGCTGATCCTGGTTGGCTTGCTTCGACAGTGCCCGACGAGCAAGCGCGTCAGTTTTGCCCGCAAAGTGGTCCTGGTAGTCGGGGCGTCTTCAGGCATGGGGCGCGGCCTGGCAGTGCGTCTGGCGCAGGAAGGCGCCTGGGTAGTGGCCACGGCCAGGCGCAAGGAGCTGTTGAATGCCCTGCAACTGGAAATCACGCTTCAAGGTGGAAAGTGCGTGGCCCTGGCCGCGGATGCGCTGGATGAGCAGGCGGCGGCCGGCCTCGTGGAGGAGATCGTCGAACTGTACGGTCGCCTTGATGTGGTCGTGCTCAACGCAGGCGGAGCCCCCGCGTTGGATATGCGCGAAATGAAAGCCGCGGATGTCACCGCGTACATGCGTTCGAACTACGATGTGGTGGTCAACTACCTATTCCCGGCCTTGGAACAGATGAGTCGGCAGGGGCATGGACTGGTGGTGCAAACCAATTCTCTCGCGGGCTTTCTGGGTGTGACGTTGCAAGGCCCTTATAGCGCCGCCAAGGGCGCACTGCGCTTGTTGATCGACACTTGTCGCATCGAGTTCGGCGGCCGGGGGATTCGGTTTCTATCGCTCTACCCGGGTTTTGTCGCTACAGCGCAAACCGCAAACGATGGTATGCCGGCACCCTTGGAAATCTCAGAAGCGGCCGCCGTCAACCACATGCTTTACGCCATGCGCAGCCAGCGCTGGGATTACCTGTTTCCCTGGCCCATGAGATGGCTGATCCGGTTGGCAAGGGTCCTGCCCAAATCAGTCACGTTGTGGGTCTTGCGAAAGGAGCTGCCAGGATCGCAACCAGACAGACCAAGCGAGCAGGCGATGTCGTTGAATAAAACGATCTGA